The DNA sequence GCATTAGGGCTGCCGAGAGGGACTGTGAAGATGTTGGGGTCGTCGAGTTCGCAACTGCGGCCATCGGGGTACTGGACGGCGGCGCTGAGGGTTTGGCCGGGTTTGACGGGATTATCGCGGGTGAAGGCCACTTCACGAATGGTCAGCCCGACCGGTGACGTGATGGTTTGCTCGTCTTGATCCTGGACGGTGACTTGAATCGGGGCGTTGTAGGCTTCAGTCGGCGTGCCGCTGATCGCGCCATTAACTGCTAAGGTCAGGCCGGGCGGTAAACCGGTGGCGGTGAAGGTGTACGGCGGTTGGCCGCCCAGGGCGGTGAGGGTTTGTTCGTAGGGTGCATCCCGCACGCCAATCGGTAAGGTGCGCTGCGCCAGCACCAGCGGGGCGACGGTGATCGCGTAGTCGCGGGTTCCGGTGTGGCTTTGGGCGTCGGTGACGGTGATGGTGACGGTGTAGTCGCCGGCGGTGTCGGGCAGGCCGCTCAGAAGGCCGTCGTCCGCAGTCAGACGGAGACCGGGCGGTAGGCCGGTGGCGGTGAAAATGTAGGGAGCCGTTCCGCCGGCGGCGGTGATCACCGTGGCGTAGGGGACGTTCGTGACTGCGCCGGGGAGGTCGCGGGCGGTGGGCACGGGGAGCGTGGCCGTGGGGGTGGGGTCAGCACCGAAACTAACTTCTACGAGATCCGTAAAATCATACCAGAAGCCAGCCGGAAGCTGACCATCTATATACGGTGTTCCGGGATTATTTACACGAATACCGAATCGAGTAGAATCAACAATGTCCGCTTCTATTTCGTACCTTTCAAATGCAAATTCCCAAATTCGATGTGCCGTAGGATAATCTGGAGTAGGATCAAATCCTTCGCTATACAACGAAAGCGGTTGACTACAACCGGTCCAGGTACCTCCTGAAATATAGTATTGGATGCATAATGAAATACCAAATGTTCCATAATTAACATCAACATAGGGAGTTATAAAGCTATCCTGATCGACGTCAAAGGAGAACCAAAAATAGTCTGATGAATCGTCAACCGTGTGCCCGAAAAAATCGACGAGTGCATATAGAAAGTGATCGTCGTAATATAGCGAAAGCGAGCTGTTATTGAGGTGGATAACATAAGCGCCAGACCATTCAGTAGTTCCTACGTTACCGTCTATAGTGGGAGGATTTGTCGCGTAGGGAACCTGAGCATGCACCGAAATGCTAGCGGATACAATCGTACTCGCGATAAGTAACTGAAAACGAGTCATTGGATTTACCTCACAATTAGGGTTGGGCGAGGACCTGGCCGTGGGTAATTTGCGAAAATGGGTTTCGATAAAAACATGGGGTCAATGCTCTAGATGGACGATGAGACAAGTCTGGAATTTGGATTCTGTCCTGATCGATGGCGTCACTTGACGCAGTCTTTTCCATGACGTTCGGAGAGTCCACCCCTAATTGTTGGTGTACTCGCGTAATTGGGTGACAGGCCAATTTCAGCCATTGCGCGCTTCGCCGCTTCGTGTGAGCGCTGAAAATAGTCATGGATATCCGTCGCCGACTCCGAGAGCATGGTTTGAACCCGATACTTTTCTCTTAATGCTTCATCAATACTCATTCTTTGTCCTCCACCAATTCATCACATTTCACGGTTGCAAATGCGAAGCCCGAGGCTTGAACCAGGTGAACGCCTGCGCGAAGCCGTGGCTTCCCGGTTTACAACGCCAACGACCAAGTTAGCCCACACTATCAGGGTTATTAATGTCACTTATCTGAATTACGGCGCTACGGCACTTATTTTTTGCGAAGTGCGTTAATCCATGAGGTGCTTAACAGTAGCAGCAACCACAGGATTCTCGAGTAACTGCTTGTCCCCAAAGTACTCCAGCTTTTGCTCTGATCGAAATACAGCAAGCAACCCGCCCTGCTTGCTATAAAAGGCAGCTCCAGCGTGACCGTTAGCATGGGGAATGCTTCCTAAAACAATCAGAACGTCGTTTTTTATTTCTATGGGAGCCTGAGTCTCCATATTGTTCATAAAATCCGAGTACTTGGCTCCCAACAATTTTTGGAGCGAGGGCTTCAAAATAGCTGCTGCGTTCATTTCATCATCCTCGGACCAATACTCGCTTTTATCGTATAGCACTTTCCCTTTCTGTTGCACCAAAGTTGCCCAAGGAATGCCATGTCCGTTATTGCTTTTTTGTGCAACGGGTTGACGAGTTGGAGCTGTCGAAACGTTCATCAACACGCCCTGCCGGCATTCCCGAAACAACTGCCGCCGCTCTTCACGGTTGCGCCCCTGTTGAGCTTGCGCCCGGCAGGTTACCCGCTCTTCCGGGGTCAACCGTTGTCGCGCAGGCGCTGAAGAGTGAGTGTTTGAAGCCGTTGCCGGTGGTGTGGCGGCGGTCGATACTGTTGCAGGCTGAGCGGTTACGGGTGTCGTCGCCGTCACCGGTTGCCATTGGTTGCCGCGTAAAGCCACCCGCATCCAGCCGATGTGTTGAGATTCCAGCGTACCTTCATCCACGGCTAATAATTGAGGAAATTCAAAAGTCGTTTCATTCAACCAGTACACTAGCCCCGGCCCCCATTTTGCCGACTGGCTACCTTCATCGAGGTTCATCCCCCAGACTTTTTTGAACGAAGTCGCCCTCGAAGCCCGGACGATTTCCCAGAGTTCAATTTTGTTGTCACTAAGACCGACGGTATTCCAATTTGAAGCAGCTACATAGCGACGATTTGGAGAAAATACCGGGGGGCCGGGCATATCAATTTTGCTGCCTGAATCGCTCACCAGAATGTACCATTGCGATTCAACGGCATAGCCTTTGACAAGATAGCCGGGCAATTCAGGAATGAATTTGCAAAAGGCGTATGAAGTGGAAGACTCAAAATTTTCTTTGTTATCCACAAACTTCACAGGTTTCTTGCTTGTGGTGATCGTTAGAACCTTTCCCCGCCGCGAAACTGCGTTTTGTCCATCGGCTCGGATCCGACCGGCTTCATTATCGTCTTCGCACAATTCAGGGTTGACCAGACTCCTGCTGTTACCCCCGGCTTGTTGAGCGTGACTCGAATCCTGGGCAAAGGATGTGGATTGAGCACATCCAAAAAACCCTGCAATCGATAAAGAAACGGCAAAGGGTAATAAAATACGGTGGGTCCGATTCGACATGCCTTGCTCCTGTAAAGATTGTGAAATGTGCTTTGTGACTGACTTGCAAAAACTTTTGTACCACTATTGCACTCATTACAGTATTATCAATGTAGTATCATCTCATCACTCATAGATTACATCAAGTCATTGGAAATTCCCCGCCTCGGATAAGGAGGGATACCCGCCGCAAGCTGCTGATTGGCATTCAGACCTTTACTCACATCATTAGCGAAGGCTACTACTACGTGGATAAAACCCCGCTGGCCTGGCGTCTCGCTGAAGACGGCAAGTATTACTTTCTCTCCCGTCCGCGCCGCTTTGGCAAGAGCCTGTTTCTCGATACCTTGAAGGACTCACCACCGGTTCCTCATCCCGACCGCTCTTTTAGCGGAAACTCTTGACAGACAGCCCATCATTTTCAAAATAGTGAAAGTATGAAAAAGCTGGATGTATTGAAAGCGCTCGGCGCGCTGGCCCAGGAAACGCGCCTGGATATCTTTCGCTATCTGGTCGGAATCGGCGCGGCGGGCGCGTCAGCCGGGCAGATTGCCGAACATTTTGGTCTGCCGCTACCGACCCTGTCATTTCATCTCAAAACCTTGCAACACGCCGGCCTGGCGCAACGCACCCGGCAAAGCCGTCTGCTGATCTATTCCGCCAACTTCACCGCCATCAACGCCGTGCTGGGGTATTTGACCGAAAATTGCTGTGCTGGACGTCCTGAAGACTGTGGGATACCGGCCCCCCGTAAAACGCGGTCGCCCCGGAAGTCTTCCTCCTGAAAAATCCTCACTATTCACTGGAGCCGCTATGACCCAAAACACGTTTAAAGCCTTGATGCTGACCCAGGAAGATAAGAAAACGATCGCCACAATCAAGCCACTCACCGTTGATGATCTGCCCGAAGGCGACGTGCTGGTGGCGGTGGAATACTCCTCGCTCAATTACAAGGATGGTCTGGCGGTAACCGGCAAGGGCAAGATCGTGCGCCAGTTTCCGATGGTGCCGGGCATTGATCTAGCCGGTACGGTGCTGGAATCCTCTTCAGCCGATTACCACCCTGGTGACAAAGTCGTGTTGACCGGTTGGAGCGTCGGCGAGCGTTACTGGGGCGGCTACACCCAGAAAGCCCGCCTCCAGTCGCGCTGGCTCGTGCCGCTACCGGCGGGAATGGACACCCAAACCGCCATGGCCATTGGCACCGCCGGCTTCACCGCTATGTTGTGCGTCATGGCGCTGGAAGACGTGGGCATGACGCCCGGTGGCGACAAGCCCCTTCTGGTAACCGGCGCCAGTGGCGGCGTCGGTAGTGTAGCGGTCGCGCTGCTGGCCAAGTTGGGTTACACAGTGCATGCGGTCAGTGGTCGTCCGGAAACCGAGAGTTATTTGCGCGAACTGGGCGCGACCGGTTTCATCAGCCGTGAAGAAATGAGCCAGCCACCCAAGCCACTGGAAGCGCAGCGCTGGGCGGGTGCGGTAGACACCGTCGGTAGCACTCTGCTGGCGCGGGTGCTGGCGGAAGTCGACTACGGTGGCGCAGTGGCGGCCTGTGGCTTGGCCGGCGGGGCGGATTTGCCGACAACCGTGATGCCCTTTATCCTGCGCGGCGTCAAACTGCTCGGCGTGGATTCGGTGATGTGCCCAGTAGCCCGGCGCAAGCAAGCCTGGGAACGCCTGGTTCGGGATCTGCCCAGCAACGCCCTGCAAAGCATCTCCCATGTCGCCTCGCTGGAAGCAGTGCCCCAATTGGCTGCGGACATTATCGCCGGTCGGGTGCGTGGCCGGACGATTGTGGATGTCAACGCTTAAGCCTGTATAAACGTGGAATCCCCCAGCCCCCCTTTGAATGATCTTTAAAAATTTAATCCGGTATAGTAAGGGAGCGATTCTACCCCTGTCCGAGGAGCCGATGATGCCGCGACGCCAGCTTGTGTTGAATGAGACCGAACGCCAGGAATTGGTTCAGATGCGGGATCATGCCCGTCAGCCCTATCTGCGCGAGCGGGCGGCCGCGCTGTTGAAAATCGCCGATGGGATGCCGGCGGCATTCGTAGCGCGACATGGCTTGTTAAGGCCGCGGCGACCCGATACGGTTTATGACTGGTTAGATCGCTATCAAGCCACCGGCAGCGCCGGCATGAAGGTCCATCCAGGCCGCGGGCGAAAGCCTGCTTTTTCCCCCTCAGCATTCGACGGCGGCGGTGGCCCATACGGAGTTGCAACACCTTTGTCAACGGGATCCGCGGGTCTGCGGCGTGGCGCAGACCCGCTGGACCTTGGCGGGCCTCCAGCAGGCGTGTGCGTGGCTGGGCGGTTTGACGCTGGCGGGGGTGCATACGGTGCTGCGGCGCGCCCGCATTGTGTGGAAGCGGGCGCGGGCGGCCATCCGCAGTCCTGATCCCGACGATGATGCCAAATTGGCCGATGTCCAGGCGGCGGTCGCCGCGGCGCAGGCCCAACCGGGGCGGGTCGTGACGGTCTACCTGGATGAAGTGACGGTGGAACGGCAACCGACGGTCGCGAATGCCTATGCACCCAAGGGGTCATCCGAGCAAGCCCAGGCGGTGCGCAGTCCGAAATCCAATACGGTCACCCGGGTGCTCGGGGTCTTGAATGCGCTGACCGGTGCGGTCTTCCATCAGCGTGCCAGCAAAATCACCGTCGCCTTTTTGGTGATGTTTTATCAGGCCCTGTGCCGGGCCTATCCCGACGCGGAGCGTATCTACGTCATTCAGGATAACTGGCCCGTGCATACCCATCCGGACCTTCTGGTGGCCTTGGAATCTCAAGAGACCCGCTGGCCGTGGTATCGCCCACCGAATTGGCCCACGGAACCGAGTGCCGCGGCGATCCGACGATGGGGCGAACTGAAACTGCCGATCCAAATCGTTCCCCTACCCACCTATGCCCCCTGGTGCAATCCGATCGAAAAACTCTGGCGCAAATTGCGCCAGGACGTGACCCACCTGCATCGCTGGGCGGAGGACCTCGACACCCTCCGCACCGAGATCGACCGCTTCCTCAATCAGTTTGCCCAAGGTTCCTTGGAACTACTGCGCTACGTGGGGCTAGAAGTACCGGATTAAATTTTTAAAGATCATCTAAAGGGGGGTAACCGTTCAGTCCCCACCTTTAGCAAAGGGGGGTGAAGGGGGATTTTGGCCCCGTCGCTCGTGCGAAATCCCCCCCGGCCCCCCTTTTTCAAAGGGGGGAGCTTCTGCGCTGACCCTATCAGCTATATTCGCTAACATAACGAGAATTGGTATAAGATTACCGGCAAGCAGGCTCCTCAAAGGGAATATTCATTATGGCCTACAGCGACTTCACGTTAAAAAGGGTCAAATCGGAATTAAACCTGAAAGTTATTGAAAATCAATCCATATTCTTCGATGTTCAGAGTATCGGAATCAGTGATTACCTCAAGGAAACTTTGAAGAGAAATGTACCTTTAGCATTGGCCATCAATACTGAAAAGGCTCGATCAGAACTGATTATTATCAACATTCTTATGGAAGTTAAGCAGATGTTTTCAGATCGGGTCAGCCTGTTTTCTGGAATTGATTTTAGTATCGATAAAGAGAGAGGATTAGCAGGGTTCTGTGATTTTATCCTCAGTAATTCCCCCGAACAATTGTATTTGGATAGCCCGGTCATCGCCATTGTGGAAGCCAAGAATGAAAATATCATCGCTGGCTTGGGACAGTGCATTGCCGAAATGTATGCTGCTAAAATTTATAATGAAAAGGAAGGACGCGATTTGTCCTGCCAGTATGGAGCCGTCACCACCGGGGATGAATGGAAATTCATCAAATTGGAAAACGACATGGCAGCTATTGATCTGGATTTTTATTATGTCATTGAAATAGATAAAATCATCGGGATTTTAGCTGCGATGGCTCAGCAGCGCGTTTAACTGGCCGTCCGTATTCTTCTCGCATCACCTCCGCCGCTGGCGCATGAAAAACCGGTACAGCACCGGCACGACAAAGAGCGTTAGCACTGTCGAGAACGCCAATCCCCAGACGATGCTAGCCGCGACCGGTCCCCACAGCAGCGACTTGCCCGCCAAACCGAACGCCAGCGAGAACAGCCCGGCGATGGTGGTGCCGGTGGTCATTAAAATAGCGATCACCCGCCGCCGCGCTGCATAGAGCGTGGCGTGCAATGTTCTCATGCCACTGGCCCGGCGGGCGTTGGCTGCGTCGATCAGCACGATCGCCGCGTTGACCGCGATTCCGGTCAGGGCGATCACCCCATAAAGGGTGTACAGAGACATGGGATTACCGGAAACCAGCAGGCCCAGGGTGACCCCGGTGAACGCCAGCGGCACGGTGACCAGGATCAGGAAGGGTTGGAAATAGCTGCGGAACTGGGCAGCCAGGATCAGGTAGATCAAGCCTACTCCGAGCAGAAACAACGGCCCCATGGCGTCCAGCGATTCATTGATGTCGTCCAGTTCGCCCGAAAAATCGAGATCAGCATTGGGATAGCGCGCCCGAATTTTTTCCCACTCGGCGCGTAGCTCGTTATTGGCCGACAGGGTGTTGTTCAATTCCGGGTCGAGATCAGCCTCCACGGTAATGGCCCGGCGCAGGTTCCAATGCCGGATCAGGCCGAGACTCTCGCCTTCCTCGGCGATCAATAGCGCTCCTAAGTCCGTGATTCCGCCGCTGGGCAGGGCGATGGGGTCGTCCAGCAATTCCTCGACTCGAACGACAGTGCGTGGCGCGGCGCGCACTCGCAGTTCCACTTTCTCACCCTGGTCGCGCAGATCAGCGACGACTTCACCATCCAGATGTAACCGCACCAATTGAGCGACCAACCCCGGATCCAGCCCGGCGTTCCGCGCGGCGTTTACATCGACTTTTAAACTCAATTCCGCCCGTCCGGTGATGTCGTTATCCACTACGTCGCGAGCGCCGGGAATCCGGGAAACAATCGTTTTGACCGCATCGGCGGCGGCGCGCAGTTCCTGACGATCGTCAGCGCGCACCTTGACGCTGATCGGCTTGGCGGTGGGCGGACCGCCGGACAGCTTGAGAAAGGAAATCGTCGCCCGGCCCGGAGTGCTGGTGACCATTTCGCGCATGTCTTCGATGATGGCGTCCAGTCCACGCATACCCGGTTTCGCCGGATTGAGCGACACGGCGATTTGGCCATACTGATCGCCATATAGCACCTCGGTCTCCGTGAACTGAACGCCCGCCAGCGAGATGACCGAACGCGCCTCACCCGCGCGCAGCTCAGAACGCACCCGCGCTTCCACCACCTGGGCCTGGCGCAAGGTCTCCTCCAGCGGAGCATCTGCCGGCATGTCGACATTGACGTAGTACAGGCGGATGGGATCGAAGGCGAAAAACTGGAACTTCACCCATCCTGCGCCGACCGCCGCGCCCGCGCCGATAAATAACGCTAAGGCCAGACCCAGATAGCGCACCGGATAGCGCATAACCCGTATCAACATCCGGGTGTATTTGAGACGCACCCAGTGAGTTCCTCGTTCGCGCAACCGCTGGGTTTTTGAATGACTGAT is a window from the Gammaproteobacteria bacterium genome containing:
- a CDS encoding DUF4214 domain-containing protein, whose translation is MTRFQLLIASTIVSASISVHAQVPYATNPPTIDGNVGTTEWSGAYVIHLNNSSLSLYYDDHFLYALVDFFGHTVDDSSDYFWFSFDVDQDSFITPYVDVNYGTFGISLCIQYYISGGTWTGCSQPLSLYSEGFDPTPDYPTAHRIWEFAFERYEIEADIVDSTRFGIRVNNPGTPYIDGQLPAGFWYDFTDLVEVSFGADPTPTATLPVPTARDLPGAVTNVPYATVITAAGGTAPYIFTATGLPPGLRLTADDGLLSGLPDTAGDYTVTITVTDAQSHTGTRDYAITVAPLVLAQRTLPIGVRDAPYEQTLTALGGQPPYTFTATGLPPGLTLAVNGAISGTPTEAYNAPIQVTVQDQDEQTITSPVGLTIREVAFTRDNPVKPGQTLSAAVQYPDGRSCELDDPNIFTVPLGSPNAPATGPQGITLTDGLLQVVLQNCTTNGIPATVTLAYGDPLPAGAQYWKYGPTATDPDPHWYLLNGADLAGNTATFTLIDGHLGDADGLTDAHITDPGGRGLPNLAISGGILSRTPVNQPYRATLQARYEGPAPPATAADDPAYRWSVTEGALPPGLTLETATPDGLDALLSGVPTQVGVYFFTLQVIDPTHGQVFVQQDYRIEVIADDPAVTLITHYYRSILDRAPEDDGVAFWKDQITALQAQGQDAKPVFRNMAYFFFNSPEYLARHTTNPAFIDNLYRTFFQRDPEEDGLAFWLADLARGNPRNDVMTFFLYSQEFTDFMGYLGF
- a CDS encoding AAA family ATPase, translating into MRRDTRRKLLIGIQTFTHIISEGYYYVDKTPLAWRLAEDGKYYFLSRPRRFGKSLFLDTLKDSPPVPHPDRSFSGNS
- a CDS encoding helix-turn-helix transcriptional regulator, whose product is MKKLDVLKALGALAQETRLDIFRYLVGIGAAGASAGQIAEHFGLPLPTLSFHLKTLQHAGLAQRTRQSRLLIYSANFTAINAVLGYLTENCCAGRPEDCGIPAPRKTRSPRKSSS
- a CDS encoding oxidoreductase: MTQNTFKALMLTQEDKKTIATIKPLTVDDLPEGDVLVAVEYSSLNYKDGLAVTGKGKIVRQFPMVPGIDLAGTVLESSSADYHPGDKVVLTGWSVGERYWGGYTQKARLQSRWLVPLPAGMDTQTAMAIGTAGFTAMLCVMALEDVGMTPGGDKPLLVTGASGGVGSVAVALLAKLGYTVHAVSGRPETESYLRELGATGFISREEMSQPPKPLEAQRWAGAVDTVGSTLLARVLAEVDYGGAVAACGLAGGADLPTTVMPFILRGVKLLGVDSVMCPVARRKQAWERLVRDLPSNALQSISHVASLEAVPQLAADIIAGRVRGRTIVDVNA
- a CDS encoding efflux RND transporter permease subunit, translated to MERAKMRFIRALITNHPLANIAFVVVILMGLIAYSRMPREQDPEINFNWINIATVLPGASAEDVEKRVTNPLEDAVRKVQDTKFVISSSREGLSNILVRFRDIPLRVFDKRVNDLRREIQNQASAELPIEAEDPEILEITSSNGFPTAMVMLTGLAADEHLRAATRVIKEDLEQIPGVDAVLALGFQDPELLVEFDPPALAARGLTALDLAEGLRLWFRDVFAGKLQTDHGEWLVRVSGTTADPELLASFYLQPPSATATHVPLDAVAQVRRGRDDPLHLAAMNGQPGVMMSITKIGYTNTLELVGRIRDYIDRKNAVLAGSGLKLTLTDDQTIPTRQALSVMQNNAAIGLLLVLGFCWLFLGSRIAALVALGVVFSVAGAFVILDAVGSTLNVSVLLGIVIVLGMLVDDAVVIVEATYFRMERGMAALDAALDALREVGLPVSAAVSTTIAAFLPLMLLTGIVGKFMFVIPFVVTVGLAVSLIEAFWMLPAHVSALGRRAISHSKTQRLRERGTHWVRLKYTRMLIRVMRYPVRYLGLALALFIGAGAAVGAGWVKFQFFAFDPIRLYYVNVDMPADAPLEETLRQAQVVEARVRSELRAGEARSVISLAGVQFTETEVLYGDQYGQIAVSLNPAKPGMRGLDAIIEDMREMVTSTPGRATISFLKLSGGPPTAKPISVKVRADDRQELRAAADAVKTIVSRIPGARDVVDNDITGRAELSLKVDVNAARNAGLDPGLVAQLVRLHLDGEVVADLRDQGEKVELRVRAAPRTVVRVEELLDDPIALPSGGITDLGALLIAEEGESLGLIRHWNLRRAITVEADLDPELNNTLSANNELRAEWEKIRARYPNADLDFSGELDDINESLDAMGPLFLLGVGLIYLILAAQFRSYFQPFLILVTVPLAFTGVTLGLLVSGNPMSLYTLYGVIALTGIAVNAAIVLIDAANARRASGMRTLHATLYAARRRVIAILMTTGTTIAGLFSLAFGLAGKSLLWGPVAASIVWGLAFSTVLTLFVVPVLYRFFMRQRRR